From Shewanella yunxiaonensis, the proteins below share one genomic window:
- the cpdA gene encoding 3',5'-cyclic-AMP phosphodiesterase: MLKEAITYRIPKDHCVRLVQITDPHLFADPDGHLLGVNTASSFEAVLNTIEALSYPADILLATGDLSQDFSGESYHNFVKAIEPLNLPCHYLPGNHDDPRIMSLHMQGKQIFGQRRVLAGNWQIIMLDSTVRGRPGGHLSDEEFAIIQSAIAAEPERHALLVMHHNPIKVNCAWLDQHWMDNGDQFLAQMAKLPQVKGMLWGHVHQQLDSLYPGEHHNIALMATPSTCIQFKPQSPYFALDSVQPGYRLLELRPDGSMLTNVYRIPGERFAPDIQASGY; the protein is encoded by the coding sequence GTGCTGAAAGAGGCTATCACTTATCGTATCCCAAAGGATCATTGCGTACGCTTAGTGCAGATTACCGATCCTCATCTGTTTGCCGATCCTGACGGGCATCTGTTGGGAGTCAACACGGCCAGCAGTTTTGAAGCCGTACTCAATACCATCGAAGCCCTCAGTTATCCCGCCGATATTTTGTTAGCCACAGGTGATCTCAGCCAGGATTTTTCCGGTGAGTCGTATCACAACTTCGTCAAAGCCATTGAGCCATTGAATCTCCCGTGCCATTACCTGCCGGGAAATCACGACGACCCACGGATCATGAGCCTGCATATGCAGGGAAAGCAAATCTTTGGTCAACGGCGGGTGCTGGCGGGAAATTGGCAGATAATTATGCTGGACTCGACGGTTCGCGGTCGTCCGGGGGGGCACCTGAGTGATGAAGAATTTGCCATTATTCAGAGCGCCATAGCCGCTGAGCCTGAACGTCACGCATTGCTGGTGATGCACCATAACCCGATAAAAGTTAATTGTGCCTGGTTAGATCAGCATTGGATGGATAATGGTGATCAATTTCTGGCGCAGATGGCAAAGTTGCCACAAGTAAAAGGGATGTTGTGGGGACATGTGCATCAGCAACTGGATAGTCTCTATCCTGGTGAACACCACAATATTGCATTAATGGCCACGCCATCAACCTGCATTCAGTTTAAGCCACAATCCCCTTATTTCGCCCTGGATTCCGTGCAACCGGGCTATCGTTTGCTGGAGCTGCGACCGGATGGTAGCATGCTGACCAATGTGTACCGTATTCCGGGAGAACGTTTCGCTCCCGACATTCAGGCGAGTGGTTACTGA
- a CDS encoding PQQ-dependent sugar dehydrogenase → MNFCNRIGRNAGAGLLLLGTALSCGTANAAQSVVIMVTKGFGVSLYATELGDAKQIVVGDQGTLFVGSRKSGTITALVDSNNDGRVDRRYLVAKDLDYPEALAFHNGDLYAALEDRIVVFNNIEQRLKRPSRPREVYDRLPGKGNKSIRGIKFGPDGRLYVSISAPCNVCEPIAPFGSIIAIDLDSGESQQIATGIRQVVGFDWNPVNGKLWFADSSRDWMGDNIPPDEINRIDRPGEHFGFPYIHGKDIKEPAYEKPKNLTVEPPVFELPAHVAPMGLLFYIGNQFPAEYHNQMLVAENGSWNRSSKVGYQVVLLKMDGDKVVSRSTLLSFLDGEFPMARPYSLAMAPDGSVYISDDLKGNIYRLFYKGNDADEADE, encoded by the coding sequence ATGAATTTCTGTAACAGAATCGGCAGGAACGCCGGTGCAGGTTTGTTACTGCTGGGAACCGCCTTGAGTTGCGGGACTGCCAATGCAGCGCAGTCTGTTGTGATTATGGTAACTAAGGGGTTTGGCGTATCTCTGTATGCTACCGAATTAGGTGATGCAAAGCAGATCGTGGTTGGCGATCAGGGCACGCTGTTTGTGGGCTCCCGTAAGAGTGGCACCATTACCGCATTGGTTGACAGTAATAATGATGGCCGAGTCGACCGACGTTATCTGGTCGCTAAAGATCTGGATTATCCGGAAGCGTTAGCATTTCATAATGGGGATCTCTATGCTGCGCTGGAAGATCGTATAGTTGTATTCAATAACATCGAACAACGCCTAAAGCGGCCCAGTCGCCCAAGGGAAGTCTATGACCGACTACCAGGTAAGGGTAACAAAAGTATCCGCGGTATAAAATTCGGCCCCGATGGTCGGTTATACGTTTCGATAAGTGCACCGTGTAATGTCTGCGAACCTATTGCGCCGTTTGGCAGTATCATCGCGATAGATCTTGACTCTGGCGAGTCACAACAAATTGCCACGGGTATCCGTCAGGTGGTCGGTTTTGACTGGAATCCAGTGAATGGCAAGCTGTGGTTTGCCGATAGTAGCCGTGATTGGATGGGGGATAACATCCCACCAGATGAAATTAACCGCATCGATAGACCCGGAGAGCACTTTGGTTTTCCCTATATCCATGGCAAAGATATAAAAGAACCCGCCTACGAAAAGCCGAAAAACCTAACGGTAGAGCCGCCAGTGTTTGAATTGCCTGCCCATGTTGCACCAATGGGCTTGTTGTTTTATATCGGTAACCAGTTTCCAGCCGAATATCATAATCAGATGCTGGTGGCTGAGAATGGTTCGTGGAACCGCTCCAGCAAGGTGGGCTACCAGGTCGTTTTATTAAAAATGGACGGTGATAAAGTCGTCAGCCGTTCAACACTATTGAGTTTCCTTGACGGTGAATTTCCGATGGCGCGTCCCTACTCATTGGCGATGGCACCGGATGGCTCCGTATATATCTCTGACGATTTGAAAGGCAACATTTATCGCCTGTTTTATAAAGGCAA
- a CDS encoding TIGR04219 family outer membrane beta-barrel protein has protein sequence MKKTLMAMIVLSSMTAVSAQAATVLGFKVGGDFWNADASGTFAEKGQAQQEFGYDSSSRYSLWLNLEHPIPFLPNLKIRENHLEEDGSLSADSMSFSGLTFNGDTNANIDLGNTDFIGYYELLDNDILSLDVGAAYKKFDGSFRVYQASKSTTIELTKGVFMGYANAEVGVPGTGLFAYADVLAGIDESSVYDYQVGLGWQFDGVALDTRIHAGYRNFKFDVDDFDGVTANMKFDGVFAGVELVF, from the coding sequence ATGAAAAAAACATTAATGGCTATGATCGTGCTGTCCTCTATGACAGCGGTATCCGCGCAGGCAGCCACAGTTCTGGGGTTTAAAGTCGGTGGTGATTTCTGGAATGCTGACGCCAGCGGTACCTTTGCTGAGAAGGGACAGGCGCAACAGGAATTTGGCTACGATTCTTCATCGCGTTATAGCTTGTGGTTGAATCTGGAGCATCCGATCCCGTTTTTGCCGAATTTAAAGATCCGCGAAAACCATCTGGAAGAAGATGGCAGTTTGTCTGCTGACAGTATGTCGTTTTCCGGGCTCACTTTTAATGGTGATACCAATGCCAATATCGATCTCGGTAATACAGATTTCATTGGTTACTATGAACTGCTAGATAACGATATTTTGTCTCTGGATGTTGGTGCTGCATATAAGAAGTTTGATGGTTCGTTTCGGGTTTATCAGGCCAGTAAGTCAACCACCATTGAGTTAACTAAAGGGGTGTTTATGGGGTATGCCAATGCGGAAGTGGGCGTGCCCGGAACCGGTCTGTTTGCATACGCAGATGTTCTGGCCGGCATCGATGAGTCGAGTGTTTATGATTATCAGGTCGGTCTGGGCTGGCAGTTTGATGGTGTTGCTTTAGACACCCGTATCCATGCCGGTTACCGTAACTTCAAATTTGATGTGGATGACTTTGATGGTGTGACTGCCAATATGAAATTTGATGGCGTGTTCGCCGGTGTTGAATTAGTTTTCTAA
- a CDS encoding DUF2333 family protein, which translates to MQAKWKYATGVVALVAVILYAISVWWSVEPDVLEPQMLNDSKGQPVIGYATTTALIDTIDTLLDKPGGWLSNDVMPPSVMMDNMPAFEFGALEQIRDLALVMRKEFSRSQSQSTADKDLLEAHSKLNIDHTSWLVPSAESEYRDAVKLLKLYRARMADPQNNDAQFYARADNLNEWLKEVQKRLGSLSQQLSASVGQERLNTDLAGDSAARQSTPSHSSIEVKTSWWQIDDVFYEARGSTWALLNFMKAIQVDFADVLKKKNAEVSLRQIIRELESTQQTVWSPIILNGSGFGFVANHSLVMANYVSRANAAVIDLTNLLSQG; encoded by the coding sequence ATGCAAGCAAAATGGAAATATGCCACCGGCGTGGTGGCATTGGTAGCCGTCATCTTGTACGCGATAAGTGTCTGGTGGAGCGTTGAGCCAGATGTGCTGGAACCGCAGATGCTGAATGACAGTAAGGGGCAGCCAGTGATTGGTTATGCAACCACAACCGCGCTGATCGACACCATTGATACCTTACTCGATAAACCGGGTGGCTGGTTATCAAACGATGTGATGCCGCCATCGGTCATGATGGATAATATGCCGGCCTTTGAATTCGGCGCTTTGGAACAGATCCGCGATCTGGCGCTAGTGATGCGTAAAGAATTCAGCCGTTCCCAATCCCAATCAACCGCTGATAAAGACCTGCTCGAAGCCCATTCTAAGCTCAATATCGACCATACCAGCTGGTTAGTGCCGAGTGCTGAAAGTGAATACCGCGATGCGGTTAAACTGCTGAAACTGTATCGCGCTAGAATGGCGGACCCGCAGAATAATGACGCACAGTTTTATGCTCGGGCGGATAACCTCAATGAATGGTTGAAAGAGGTGCAAAAGCGCCTGGGCAGTTTGTCACAGCAATTGTCAGCCAGCGTCGGTCAGGAGCGTTTAAATACTGATTTGGCAGGTGATAGTGCCGCTCGGCAATCAACACCCTCTCACTCCAGTATCGAGGTTAAAACCAGCTGGTGGCAGATCGATGATGTGTTTTACGAAGCCCGTGGCTCTACCTGGGCGCTACTGAATTTTATGAAAGCCATTCAAGTGGACTTCGCTGATGTGTTGAAGAAGAAAAATGCTGAAGTTAGCTTGAGACAGATTATCCGTGAGTTGGAATCGACTCAGCAAACCGTGTGGAGCCCGATTATTCTCAACGGCTCAGGTTTCGGATTTGTGGCCAATCATTCACTGGTAATGGCCAATTACGTATCCCGCGCAAATGCGGCGGTAATTGATTTAACCAATCTACTATCACAAGGTTAA
- a CDS encoding DUF1249 domain-containing protein produces MQKAKDKYQPDVSRFLALCGRNYAHIVRWLPESCATGEQWQVEGSFGCLEVSILENTPYTQVVSIARPMGLDGVVPVPCVTVRVYHDAKLAEVLSSQQISRLQAVYDYPNLHMHHRNEKYQVNAFLEELLKIDCRARLVCQS; encoded by the coding sequence ATGCAGAAAGCAAAAGATAAATACCAACCTGATGTCAGCCGATTTCTCGCATTATGTGGTCGGAATTATGCCCATATCGTGCGCTGGTTGCCGGAGTCTTGTGCCACTGGTGAGCAGTGGCAAGTCGAGGGCAGCTTCGGTTGCCTGGAGGTCAGTATTCTTGAAAATACGCCTTATACTCAAGTGGTTAGTATTGCCCGTCCGATGGGGCTGGATGGCGTAGTGCCGGTTCCTTGTGTGACGGTGAGAGTCTATCATGATGCTAAATTAGCAGAAGTGTTAAGCAGTCAACAGATTTCCCGATTACAGGCGGTGTATGATTATCCGAACCTGCATATGCATCATCGGAATGAAAAATATCAGGTTAACGCCTTTCTGGAGGAGTTGTTGAAAATCGACTGTCGTGCGCGCCTTGTTTGTCAGTCATAG
- the nudF gene encoding ADP-ribose diphosphatase, with amino-acid sequence MKPEKFSKNDIEILGKRTLYSGFFSMEEYRFRHRLFAGGWSGEVRREIFERGHAVVVLPYDPVLDQVVLIEQLRFPAVMTSDSPWLLELVAGMIDSDETPEQVARRELMEESGLTARSLHAISSYLSSPGGSTERFYFYWAAVDASVAGGIHGLAAEHEDIRVVVLPRQQAYEMTTDGRIDNVSTALGLQWLQLNYQQLMARDAESKR; translated from the coding sequence ATGAAACCTGAAAAATTCTCCAAGAACGATATTGAGATTTTAGGCAAAAGAACACTTTATTCTGGCTTCTTTTCTATGGAAGAATACCGCTTCCGTCATCGTTTGTTTGCTGGTGGCTGGAGTGGTGAGGTGCGTCGCGAAATTTTCGAGCGTGGTCATGCCGTTGTGGTACTGCCCTATGATCCCGTCTTGGATCAGGTAGTGTTAATCGAGCAATTACGTTTTCCGGCAGTAATGACCAGTGATTCTCCGTGGTTGCTGGAACTTGTGGCCGGTATGATCGACAGTGATGAGACACCTGAGCAAGTGGCGCGGCGAGAGTTGATGGAAGAAAGCGGTCTTACCGCGCGCAGTCTGCATGCCATCAGCAGTTATCTGTCGAGTCCCGGCGGCAGTACGGAACGATTTTACTTTTATTGGGCGGCAGTAGATGCCAGTGTCGCTGGCGGAATCCACGGGCTTGCTGCCGAACATGAAGATATCCGGGTTGTGGTGTTACCACGCCAACAAGCCTATGAAATGACAACTGATGGCCGCATCGACAACGTGTCGACCGCTTTGGGTCTGCAATGGTTACAACTTAACTACCAACAATTGATGGCTAGGGATGCAGAAAGCAAAAGATAA
- the parE gene encoding DNA topoisomerase IV subunit B — MTNQYTSDAIEVLNGLDPVKRRPGMYTDTTRPNHLGQEVIDNSVDEALAGFASKIDVILYPDNSLEVIDDGRGMPVDIHPEEGIPGVELILTKLHAGGKFSNKNYQFSGGLHGVGISVVNALSKRVEVTVRRDGQVYDIAFEHGNCVEALHVTGSCGRRNTGTRVQFWPEPQYFDSANYSISRLTHLLRAKAVLCPGLRIRFVNKQSGEELEWFYEAGLTDYIKDSIKDSVTLPEEPFVGSLSTKIEAADWAITWLPEGGECLNESYVNLIPTPLGGTHVNGFRQGLLESMREFCEFRNLIPRGIKLSPEDIWDKASFVLSVKMQDPQFAGQTKEKLSSRQCAAFVSGIVRDAFSLWLNSHTDQAELLAEMCINNAQKRLKSAKKIARKKVTAGPALPGKLTDCTSQDNGRTELFLVEGDSAGGSAKQARDKEFQAIMPLRGKILNTWEVDGSQVLGSQEVHDISVAIGCDPDSDDISELRYGKICVLADADSDGLHIATLLCALFLKHFKVLVEQGHIYIAMPPLFRIDFGKEVYYALDEEEKQSILSRIAADNKKGKVQVTRFKGLGEMNPLQLRETTMDPNTRRLVQMTIDDADETVALMDMLLSKKRAGDRKSWLETKGDLAEF, encoded by the coding sequence ATGACAAATCAATATACCTCCGACGCCATTGAAGTTCTCAACGGACTTGATCCGGTAAAACGCCGTCCCGGTATGTACACGGATACCACCCGTCCCAACCATTTGGGACAGGAAGTGATCGACAACAGCGTCGATGAAGCGTTGGCTGGCTTTGCCAGTAAAATTGACGTGATTTTGTATCCCGATAACTCGCTGGAAGTCATAGATGATGGCCGTGGAATGCCAGTGGATATTCACCCGGAAGAAGGCATTCCTGGGGTTGAACTGATCCTCACCAAACTGCACGCCGGTGGTAAATTCTCGAATAAAAACTACCAATTTTCCGGTGGCTTGCACGGTGTTGGGATTTCGGTGGTCAATGCGTTATCCAAACGGGTTGAAGTGACAGTTCGCCGTGACGGTCAGGTCTATGATATTGCCTTTGAGCATGGCAATTGTGTTGAAGCGTTACATGTTACCGGCAGCTGTGGGCGTCGTAATACCGGTACGCGTGTACAGTTCTGGCCAGAACCACAATATTTTGATTCTGCTAACTATTCCATCAGCAGGCTGACCCATTTGCTACGGGCTAAAGCAGTGCTGTGTCCGGGCTTACGCATTCGGTTTGTCAATAAACAGTCGGGTGAAGAGCTGGAATGGTTCTACGAAGCCGGTCTGACCGATTACATTAAAGATTCAATCAAAGATTCGGTCACCTTGCCGGAAGAGCCATTTGTTGGCAGCCTCAGTACAAAAATTGAAGCCGCCGACTGGGCCATTACATGGTTACCCGAAGGTGGTGAGTGCCTTAACGAAAGTTACGTTAACCTGATCCCTACGCCGCTGGGCGGAACTCACGTTAACGGGTTTCGCCAAGGGTTATTGGAATCCATGCGCGAGTTTTGTGAATTCCGCAATCTGATCCCGCGTGGCATTAAATTGAGCCCGGAAGATATCTGGGACAAAGCCTCATTCGTGCTGTCTGTGAAAATGCAGGACCCACAGTTTGCTGGACAGACCAAGGAGAAACTCTCCAGTCGGCAATGTGCCGCTTTCGTGTCCGGTATCGTGCGTGATGCCTTCAGCCTATGGCTGAACAGCCATACTGACCAAGCTGAACTGTTGGCCGAGATGTGCATCAATAATGCACAGAAACGGTTAAAGTCGGCGAAGAAAATTGCCCGTAAAAAAGTGACCGCTGGGCCAGCACTCCCGGGTAAATTGACCGATTGTACCAGTCAGGATAATGGCCGCACTGAGCTGTTTTTGGTGGAAGGGGATTCTGCGGGCGGTAGTGCCAAGCAGGCGCGTGATAAAGAGTTTCAAGCCATTATGCCGCTGCGCGGTAAGATCCTGAATACATGGGAAGTCGATGGTTCTCAGGTGCTAGGTTCACAGGAAGTACACGATATTTCAGTCGCTATCGGTTGTGATCCCGATAGTGATGACATTTCAGAGTTGCGCTATGGCAAAATTTGCGTGCTAGCGGATGCCGACTCGGATGGACTGCATATTGCTACGCTGCTCTGCGCATTATTCCTAAAGCATTTTAAAGTGTTAGTAGAACAAGGACATATCTACATTGCGATGCCACCGCTTTTCCGTATAGATTTTGGCAAAGAGGTGTATTACGCACTGGATGAAGAAGAAAAACAAAGCATCCTCAGCCGCATTGCGGCAGATAACAAAAAAGGCAAAGTGCAAGTGACCCGATTTAAAGGGCTAGGTGAGATGAACCCTCTGCAGCTCAGGGAAACCACCATGGATCCTAACACCCGCCGCTTGGTGCAGATGACCATTGATGATGCCGATGAAACTGTGGCATTGATGGATATGCTGTTATCCAAAAAGCGAGCCGGGGATCGCAAATCTTGGCTGGAAACTAAGGGAGATCTGGCCGAGTTTTGA
- a CDS encoding PspC domain-containing protein has product MKLEQRMRNPSKWLGGLCGQLASDLGWSVFWLRLSWVVMTLLSPLWGVGLYVVGSVFYPKLRA; this is encoded by the coding sequence ATGAAATTGGAACAACGTATGCGTAATCCCAGCAAGTGGTTGGGTGGTCTTTGTGGGCAGTTAGCCAGTGATCTTGGATGGTCTGTATTCTGGCTGCGGCTTAGCTGGGTGGTGATGACCTTACTATCACCACTGTGGGGTGTTGGTCTGTACGTCGTCGGTAGCGTGTTTTATCCTAAATTAAGGGCGTAA
- a CDS encoding YqiA/YcfP family alpha/beta fold hydrolase produces MLLYIHGFNSSPFSDKATVTQAYIKTHFPETKMIVPQLPSSPQAAMDLLQQITEQALADGEKLCFIGSSLGGYFASWLVQHYGGRAVLVNPAVKPYELFEDYLGPQVNPYTGEHYELLPEHQQQLRQFDTPVILNPDRFLVLLQTADEVLDYRQALAKYHCCEMLLEAGGNHSFVGYGDKLDTVSRFLCLP; encoded by the coding sequence ATGCTGCTCTACATTCATGGTTTTAACAGCTCTCCATTTTCCGATAAAGCCACGGTTACCCAAGCCTATATCAAGACGCATTTTCCAGAAACCAAGATGATAGTGCCGCAATTGCCTTCGTCGCCACAGGCCGCGATGGACTTGCTGCAACAGATTACTGAACAGGCGTTGGCTGATGGCGAAAAACTGTGTTTTATCGGTTCGTCACTTGGAGGCTATTTCGCCAGTTGGCTAGTACAACATTATGGTGGGCGGGCAGTGCTGGTAAATCCAGCAGTAAAACCCTATGAATTGTTTGAAGATTATCTTGGTCCACAAGTTAACCCCTACACCGGGGAACATTATGAATTACTGCCCGAGCACCAACAACAGTTGCGGCAATTTGATACGCCAGTCATTCTCAACCCTGATCGTTTTTTGGTACTGTTACAAACTGCCGATGAAGTACTGGATTATCGTCAGGCATTGGCTAAATACCATTGTTGTGAGATGCTGCTTGAGGCCGGTGGTAATCACAGCTTTGTGGGCTATGGCGATAAACTGGATACGGTGAGCCGATTTCTTTGCTTACCTTGA
- a CDS encoding enoyl-CoA hydratase encodes MTTIQVHDTQGVRVLKFNRPDKRNAIDLAMYRQLTEYLIQGDADNGIHAFLLCGSHDCFTSGNDVAEFLQHPDLGPEHPAVRFLYCLTELKKPLVAAVSGVAVGIGTTLLLHCDLVYADETARFKMPFVDLALVPEAGASLLLPRLVGYQKAAELLLLGETFDATVASHYGLVNRVCSATELYEFALNQTCAIAAKSPLAVQQTKALMRVGKQSLQQQMQLELSYFADRLQSPQAREIFLKFLQR; translated from the coding sequence ATGACCACAATTCAGGTTCACGACACGCAGGGAGTACGGGTACTTAAATTCAATCGCCCGGACAAACGTAACGCCATTGACCTCGCTATGTACCGGCAGCTCACAGAATACCTGATCCAAGGTGACGCCGACAACGGCATCCACGCATTCCTGTTATGTGGTAGCCATGATTGTTTCACTTCAGGTAACGATGTGGCGGAATTTCTGCAACATCCTGATCTTGGACCAGAACATCCAGCCGTTCGTTTCCTTTATTGTCTGACAGAACTAAAAAAACCGCTAGTTGCCGCAGTCAGCGGTGTAGCGGTCGGGATCGGTACGACTTTGCTACTACATTGTGATTTGGTATACGCCGACGAAACCGCACGTTTTAAAATGCCTTTTGTCGATTTGGCGCTGGTTCCTGAAGCTGGGGCCAGCCTGTTATTACCGCGCCTGGTCGGTTATCAAAAAGCCGCTGAACTGCTATTGTTGGGCGAGACATTTGATGCCACCGTCGCAAGCCATTATGGGTTGGTGAATCGAGTCTGTAGTGCTACGGAACTGTATGAATTTGCACTTAATCAGACGTGCGCTATTGCAGCCAAATCGCCTCTGGCAGTGCAACAAACTAAAGCGCTAATGCGCGTCGGAAAGCAATCACTGCAACAACAGATGCAGCTGGAACTAAGTTACTTTGCCGATCGACTTCAGAGTCCGCAAGCACGGGAAATCTTCTTAAAATTCCTGCAGCGTTAG
- the dusA gene encoding tRNA dihydrouridine(20/20a) synthase DusA encodes MTDYSAKTVAELANHRRFSVAPMLDWTDRHYRYFARLMSSQALLYTEMVTTGAILFGKGDYLAYNEAEHPLALQLGGSDPQALAQCARIAEERGYDEVNLNVGCPSDRVQNGRFGACLMAEPLLVAECVQAMRQQVSIPVTVKTRIGIDEQDSYQFLTDFTGQVSDAGCDTFIIHARKAWLQGLSPKENREIPPLDYPRVYQLKCDFPALNISINGGVKSWDDVTEHLQHLDGVMVGREAYQNPYLLAEVDQRLFASNKTPLSRDEVVDAILPYVAQHLQSGGRLNHITRHLTGLYQGVAGGRSWRRYLSENAHKPDAGIEVLLAARDSVYQR; translated from the coding sequence GTGACAGATTACTCGGCTAAAACAGTAGCGGAATTGGCGAATCATCGTCGTTTTTCGGTTGCCCCGATGCTGGATTGGACTGACCGGCACTATCGATATTTTGCCCGGCTGATGTCGTCGCAAGCCCTGTTGTATACCGAAATGGTCACCACTGGTGCCATCCTGTTCGGTAAGGGGGATTACTTGGCATATAACGAAGCCGAACATCCGTTGGCGTTGCAGTTAGGTGGCAGCGATCCACAAGCGCTGGCGCAATGCGCGCGTATTGCCGAAGAACGGGGCTATGATGAGGTGAATCTCAACGTTGGTTGTCCCTCTGACCGAGTGCAGAATGGTCGTTTTGGTGCCTGTTTGATGGCCGAACCATTGCTGGTGGCTGAATGTGTGCAAGCGATGCGGCAACAGGTCAGCATTCCGGTGACGGTGAAAACCCGCATCGGGATCGATGAACAGGATTCTTATCAATTTCTCACCGATTTTACTGGTCAGGTCAGCGACGCGGGCTGTGATACTTTTATCATCCATGCCCGCAAAGCCTGGTTGCAGGGGCTGAGTCCGAAAGAAAACCGGGAAATTCCACCGCTGGATTATCCGCGTGTGTATCAGCTCAAGTGCGATTTTCCAGCATTAAATATCAGTATTAATGGCGGTGTAAAAAGCTGGGACGATGTGACTGAACATCTGCAGCATCTCGATGGTGTCATGGTCGGACGCGAAGCCTATCAGAATCCCTATCTGTTAGCGGAAGTTGATCAACGACTGTTTGCGAGTAACAAAACGCCGTTGAGCCGTGATGAAGTTGTGGATGCGATATTGCCTTATGTTGCACAGCATTTGCAGTCTGGCGGTCGCCTTAACCATATCACCCGACACCTCACCGGACTTTATCAGGGCGTGGCGGGCGGACGCAGTTGGCGCCGCTATCTTAGTGAAAACGCACATAAACCTGACGCTGGCATCGAAGTCCTATTGGCTGCCAGAGATAGTGTTTATCAACGTTAA
- the tolC gene encoding outer membrane channel protein TolC has product MKFKIRTLCAALTLAASAHAAHADDLLQIYQQALKSDPVVLQAKAQRDQLYEAIEVNRASLLPTISGQIGYSKAWNSYSGNSRGLTGTLSLSQSIYDHSVWVGLSLAEKTAAQADADYAASLQSLIIRVTSAYFDVLSAKDTYEYQIAERTAIERQLEQTKQRFAVGLTAITDVHEAQAQYDLANAAVITAQNSLTNSYEALREITGVDHTDLKVLDTDRFSASMPTPATPQQWQNLAEQNSLSLLSYRLGKDIAKETITYYKAGHYPSLSLDAGYTKAYDAQTYGNDIPDYDNKSVGITMSVPIFEGFKVTSQVKQAQYAYVQANQLLEQNYRLVVKNIRSDFNNVNASISSIKAYEQSVVSSESALKATQAGFEVGTRTIVDVLNSTYNLYNSKRQLSDARYSYINSILALKQAAGTLTEDDVMAINKGLTADNRQQP; this is encoded by the coding sequence ATGAAATTCAAGATCCGCACTTTATGCGCGGCGTTAACGCTCGCTGCTTCAGCTCATGCTGCTCACGCCGACGATTTGCTTCAGATTTACCAGCAAGCTCTCAAGAGTGACCCTGTCGTTCTGCAGGCCAAAGCACAACGTGATCAGCTTTATGAAGCGATTGAGGTCAATCGCGCCTCATTGCTGCCAACAATTAGTGGGCAGATTGGCTATAGCAAAGCCTGGAATAGCTATAGTGGCAACAGTCGCGGTCTTACTGGCACCTTGTCCCTCAGTCAGAGTATCTACGATCATTCTGTTTGGGTGGGATTGTCTCTGGCAGAGAAAACTGCCGCGCAGGCCGATGCTGACTATGCCGCTTCTTTGCAGAGTCTGATCATCCGCGTCACTTCCGCCTATTTTGACGTGTTGTCAGCCAAAGATACCTATGAGTATCAAATCGCTGAGCGCACCGCTATTGAACGCCAGTTAGAGCAGACCAAACAGCGTTTTGCCGTCGGCTTAACCGCAATTACCGATGTGCATGAAGCTCAGGCGCAGTACGATCTGGCCAATGCGGCGGTGATTACCGCTCAGAATAGCCTGACAAACAGCTATGAGGCATTACGCGAAATCACAGGGGTTGATCATACTGATCTTAAAGTACTGGATACTGACCGTTTCTCGGCCTCAATGCCGACGCCGGCGACTCCTCAGCAATGGCAAAATCTGGCAGAACAAAATAGTTTGTCGCTGTTGAGTTATCGTTTAGGTAAAGATATCGCCAAAGAAACCATTACCTACTATAAAGCCGGACATTACCCATCGTTAAGCTTGGATGCTGGATACACCAAGGCCTACGATGCCCAGACTTATGGAAATGATATTCCCGACTATGACAACAAAAGTGTCGGCATCACCATGAGTGTTCCTATCTTTGAAGGTTTCAAAGTAACCTCTCAGGTAAAACAGGCACAATATGCTTATGTTCAGGCCAATCAGTTACTGGAACAGAACTACCGTCTGGTTGTGAAAAATATTCGCAGCGACTTCAACAACGTCAACGCGTCTATTAGTTCTATCAAAGCCTATGAGCAGTCAGTTGTTTCTTCTGAAAGTGCACTGAAAGCCACTCAGGCAGGGTTTGAAGTGGGTACGCGTACCATTGTTGATGTGCTCAATAGCACCTACAACTTATATAATTCCAAACGTCAGTTATCTGATGCGCGCTACAGCTATATCAACTCCATTCTGGCATTGAAACAAGCTGCCGGTACGCTGACCGAAGATGATGTGATGGCCATTAATAAGGGGCTGACGGCCGATAATCGTCAGCAGCCTTAA